The Pirellulales bacterium genome window below encodes:
- a CDS encoding FkbM family methyltransferase, with translation MSLARLFRRRPEVPFAEWGHEIRDFHLPHDGRVQYAQWLHPYETPKTIDPAEVAGLRRFIRPGDFVIDVGAHTGDTTVPLALAAGASGCVLALEPNPHVFNVLAVNAALNRDKTRIEARCYAATEEPGQFVFHYSDASFCNGGFKSQQRWKLFRRKYPLTVEGRPLAEVLRNEFASRLPRLSFVKVDAEGYDRAVLASILPILREYRPVIRTEVFRKLVARERHELFELLADNGYSVHRFQGGAAPEGERVAKADMTAAKHFDLLAIPATRQFRRAA, from the coding sequence ATGTCCCTCGCTCGTCTGTTCCGTCGCCGCCCGGAGGTGCCGTTCGCCGAATGGGGACACGAGATCCGCGATTTTCACCTGCCGCACGACGGCCGGGTGCAGTACGCCCAGTGGCTTCACCCGTACGAAACGCCCAAGACGATCGACCCTGCCGAGGTGGCCGGCCTGCGGCGATTCATCCGACCCGGGGACTTCGTGATTGACGTGGGCGCCCACACCGGCGATACGACCGTCCCGTTGGCGCTTGCCGCGGGGGCGTCGGGGTGCGTGCTGGCGCTCGAGCCGAACCCGCACGTGTTCAACGTGCTGGCGGTCAACGCGGCGCTCAATCGCGACAAGACGCGGATCGAGGCCCGCTGCTACGCCGCGACCGAGGAGCCCGGGCAGTTCGTCTTTCACTACAGCGACGCCAGCTTTTGCAACGGCGGGTTCAAGTCTCAGCAGCGCTGGAAACTGTTCCGCCGCAAGTATCCGCTGACCGTCGAGGGGCGCCCGCTGGCCGAGGTCCTTCGCAACGAGTTCGCCAGCCGCCTGCCGCGACTCAGCTTCGTGAAGGTCGACGCCGAAGGATACGACCGAGCCGTGCTCGCATCGATCCTGCCGATCCTGCGCGAGTATCGCCCCGTGATCCGCACCGAGGTCTTCCGCAAACTGGTGGCTCGGGAGCGACACGAACTGTTCGAGCTGCTGGCGGACAACGGCTACTCGGTCCACCGGTTCCAAGGCGGGGCCGCTCCCGAAGGAGAGCGCGTGGCCAAGGCGGACATGACCGCGGCCAAGCACTTTGACCTGCTGGCGATTCCTGCGACGCGCCAATTCCGTCGCGCCGCATAA
- the lepB gene encoding signal peptidase I, with the protein MARKTPKQSEPQAESVDDHPAILAPGGRQFHAVREVIESVAVAFVLAFMFRTFVAEAFVIPTGSMSPALQGRHKDVRCDQCDYRFQVTASSEDPEDMPPRYARNPELAQTVGGMCPMCRRLMPFRADLRPELLEAAGTQDPSFQRTYPGDRIVVNKFGLDFSEPERWDVVVFKYPGDGNMNYIKRLTGLPGDKLKITQGDLFVQSPGSSAFEITRRPPEIVRAMLQGVHDTDFEPSVLAKAGWPLRWAPTTPDGWRHEVDVAERNVVQSFTIDAAGGEGEPAWIRYRHLVPNEDVWELVLGAGDRELTAAERDALEPSKRPELISDFNPYNARLQRDVANRLGWQVMPPSQPPQDGVTGSTGYEWVGDLALECHVEVREAQGELLLDLVEAGYHFRATVTLDTGAVDCSIVDGRTGEPLDFQATGQCRVKSPGKYRLRFANVDDRLWLWVDDKLVELEGATWDPDELLGGRQGLLPWANEDQAGDQGDLAPAGVGARGTSLAINRLAVLRDIYYVAAKHERGQPNQGALDYPHFTFEMRLPDGTRVPAVNSVPTLMSRRDAWSRFALRRTVDFAVGEDQFFVMGDNSPESLDARLWTDPRGRNGEPGGHYVDRRLLIGKALAVFWPHSWGAIPGLPMLPGWPNFGDMRLVR; encoded by the coding sequence ATGGCACGCAAGACGCCCAAACAATCGGAGCCCCAAGCCGAGTCGGTCGACGACCACCCGGCGATCCTCGCCCCGGGGGGACGCCAGTTCCACGCGGTCCGCGAGGTGATTGAGTCGGTGGCCGTGGCGTTCGTACTGGCGTTCATGTTCCGCACGTTCGTCGCCGAGGCGTTCGTCATCCCCACGGGTTCGATGTCGCCGGCGTTGCAGGGGCGCCACAAGGACGTCCGCTGCGACCAGTGCGATTACCGCTTTCAGGTGACCGCCAGCAGCGAAGACCCCGAGGACATGCCCCCCCGGTACGCCCGCAACCCCGAACTGGCCCAAACGGTGGGGGGGATGTGCCCGATGTGCCGGCGGCTGATGCCGTTTCGCGCGGACCTGAGGCCCGAACTGCTCGAAGCGGCCGGTACGCAGGATCCTTCCTTCCAGCGCACCTACCCGGGCGACCGGATCGTGGTGAACAAGTTCGGGCTCGACTTCTCCGAACCCGAGCGGTGGGACGTGGTCGTGTTCAAGTATCCCGGCGACGGGAACATGAACTACATCAAGCGACTCACGGGCCTGCCCGGCGACAAGCTGAAGATCACGCAGGGGGATCTGTTCGTGCAGAGCCCCGGCTCGAGCGCATTCGAGATTACGCGCCGCCCCCCCGAGATCGTTCGGGCGATGCTGCAGGGAGTGCATGACACGGACTTCGAGCCCAGCGTCCTGGCGAAGGCAGGCTGGCCGCTGCGCTGGGCGCCGACCACCCCCGACGGCTGGCGGCATGAAGTCGACGTCGCTGAGCGGAACGTCGTGCAGTCGTTCACGATCGACGCCGCAGGCGGCGAGGGCGAACCGGCTTGGATTCGCTATCGGCATCTCGTTCCCAACGAGGACGTGTGGGAACTGGTGCTCGGCGCCGGCGACCGGGAATTGACCGCGGCCGAGCGCGACGCGCTCGAGCCGAGTAAACGCCCCGAGCTGATCAGCGATTTCAACCCCTACAACGCTCGGCTGCAGCGCGACGTCGCCAATCGGCTCGGCTGGCAAGTGATGCCTCCGTCGCAACCGCCGCAGGACGGCGTCACGGGTTCGACCGGCTACGAGTGGGTGGGCGATCTCGCGCTCGAGTGCCACGTCGAAGTGCGCGAGGCTCAGGGCGAGTTGCTCTTGGACCTCGTCGAGGCGGGCTACCACTTCCGCGCAACCGTGACGCTCGACACGGGCGCCGTCGATTGCTCGATCGTCGACGGTCGCACCGGCGAGCCGCTTGATTTTCAAGCGACCGGCCAGTGCCGGGTGAAGTCGCCCGGCAAGTACCGCTTGCGATTCGCCAACGTCGACGATCGGCTCTGGCTGTGGGTCGACGACAAGCTGGTCGAGTTGGAAGGAGCGACCTGGGACCCCGACGAACTGCTCGGCGGGCGGCAGGGCCTGCTCCCCTGGGCCAACGAGGACCAAGCCGGCGATCAGGGCGATCTGGCCCCCGCAGGGGTCGGCGCCCGCGGGACGAGCCTCGCGATCAATCGACTCGCCGTGCTGCGCGACATCTACTACGTAGCCGCCAAGCACGAACGCGGGCAACCCAACCAAGGGGCGCTCGACTATCCCCATTTCACTTTCGAGATGCGGCTGCCGGACGGCACGCGCGTCCCCGCGGTCAACAGCGTGCCGACATTGATGTCGCGCCGCGACGCATGGTCGCGGTTCGCGTTGCGGCGGACGGTCGACTTCGCAGTGGGCGAGGACCAGTTCTTCGTCATGGGAGACAACAGCCCCGAGAGCCTTGACGCCCGATTGTGGACTGACCCGCGCGGTCGCAACGGCGAGCCGGGCGGCCATTACGTCGATCGCCGACTGCTGATCGGCAAGGCGCTGGCGGTGTTTTGGCCCCATAGTTGGGGCGCCATCCCGGGCCTGCCGATGCTCCCCGGTTGGCCGAACTTCGGAGACATGCGGTTGGTGCGCTGA